AATTCAAAGTAGCAAATAATTTTTTCTAAAAATTACTACTTTAAGGACATGTACGAAATTTTGCCCTACACCAAGGAATTGGATAGTCGCCTAGACCGCTTTGTGAACCAGGAATCCGTCAACGGTACATTCCTGCAGAGCAGACGTTTCTTGAACTATCATCCCGAGGGTCGTTTCAAGGACGCTAGTTTCATATTACATAAAAGCGGAATTATTGTCGCCTATTTTCCAGGAATCGTCACAGAAGACAATCGCTGGATTTCCCACCAGGGAACAACTTTTGGCGGACCAATCATTTCCAAGGATTATTATTCCGGAAGCAGGCTTCTTGAAATCATTGACACTGCAGACAAGTATCTTGCTGAAAATTTCAAAAGTGCAAAAATGAAGCCCACCGGCAGAATTTTCTGTACCGAACCCAACGATCTTTTGGAATACGCACTGGAACATTTCGGCTACCAAAGATCCACCGAATTAAGTAGTTACACACAACTTAACGACAGCAAAGATCCTCTGGACTTGTGCGCAGGCGAATGCCGACGCAACTACAGAAAATCCAACGGCGAGACCTTTTCATATCGTCCCTTGGAAACAGAAGCCGAATTCGAAAAGTTCTACGAACTGCT
The DNA window shown above is from Fibrobacter sp. and carries:
- a CDS encoding GNAT family N-acetyltransferase, which encodes MYEILPYTKELDSRLDRFVNQESVNGTFLQSRRFLNYHPEGRFKDASFILHKSGIIVAYFPGIVTEDNRWISHQGTTFGGPIISKDYYSGSRLLEIIDTADKYLAENFKSAKMKPTGRIFCTEPNDLLEYALEHFGYQRSTELSSYTQLNDSKDPLDLCAGECRRNYRKSNGETFSYRPLETEAEFEKFYELLIISKKKYNTKPVHSLQELYLLKDLFPEEILFRGIFDKGVYLSGMMLFVFKQAKAIHFQYVAPDESLREKNGTTALYIAAMREAKKMGMEKFSWGISTEDGGKFLNESLFHFKETFGGKGAVNTTFIKEF